The Euphorbia lathyris chromosome 2, ddEupLath1.1, whole genome shotgun sequence genome includes a window with the following:
- the LOC136217409 gene encoding ABC transporter B family member 19-like, whose amino-acid sequence MIRDAEEENKSCNNEDDEKDIRNKALPFKKLLSYADRVDWVLMTLGTLGAIVHGLAQPVGYLLLGKALDAFGNNLFDVHAMVHAIDQIVPYVWYMAFATFPAGILEIGSWMYASERQVARLRLAYLKAVLDQEIGAFDTDLTNGRIITGVTNHMSVIQDAIGEKLGHFLSCFAAFFSGILIAAICSWEVALLTLLVVPMVLAVGVTYTNKMNTISATKMIYLSEATTMVEQTITQIKTVFAFVGESQALKSFTECMSKQLYLSKGEALIKGVGTGMFQTITFGSWALIIWVGAIVVTAHRSTGGEVIAAIMSILFGAISLTYAAPDMQVFNQAKAAGTEVFQVIQRKSLINHNSNGRTLDEVKGNIDIRDIHFSYPSRQENGILNGFSLSIPAGKTVALVGGSGCGKSTVISLVARFYDPLKGEILIDDNNIKDLDLKFLRSCIGAVSQEPALFAGTIEDNLKLGNMDADDQQLQDAAVMANAHSFISQLPNQYLTEVGERGVQLSGGQKQRIAIARAILKNPPILLLDEATSALDSESEKLVQDALEKAMEGRTVILIAHRLSTIVNADTIAVVENGQVTETGKHSSLLTTSKFYNMLFSMQTLSTASDLRFIQPYTSILAIGRIEVSKEHVSTIQQVAEEKIEHHNETGNISIRMTQNPKHDGQIDTERSKSAIFFRIWFGLQQKELLRTALGCIAAAFSGISKPFFGYFIIKVGVTYYDSDAKRKVGWYSLVFALVGLLSFLTLTLQHYFFGVVGEKAMANLRQALYSGVLRNELAWFEKPENGVGSLTSRIIHDTSMVKTVISDRMSVIVQCISSILIATIVSLIVDWRMALVAWAVMPCHFIGGLIQARSAKGFSGDSAAAHSKLVALTSESAANIRTVASFCHENHIIKKAEICLQQPKKNSRKESIKYGLIQGVSLCLWNIAHAVALWYTARLIERHQSTFLNGIRAYQIFSLTVPSITELWTLIPTVISAISVLTPAFETLDRETEIVPDQGKSSEHKRITGKVDFQNVKFNYPLRPEVAVLNNFSLHIEAGLKVALVGPSGAGKSSVLALILRFYDLQEGRVLIDDKDIKQYNLRMLRTQIGLVQQEPLLFSCSMRNNITYGNEGASEAEIIKVSREANIHEFISTLPDGYDTVVGEKGCQLSGGQKQRIAIARALLKRPAILLLDEATSALDAESERSIVSALESINVNSNGSSLYRTTQITVAHRLSTIKNSDTIVVMDKGQIVETGSHSTLAMSEGVYSRLCQLQKLGEI is encoded by the exons ATGATACGAGATGCAGAGGAAGAAAACAAGAGTTGTAATAATGAAGATGATGAAAAGGATATTAGGAATAAAGCATTGCCATTTAAGAAGCTTCTAAGCTATGCAGATAGAGTGGATTGGGTGTTAATGACATTAGGGACACTAGGTGCAATAGTGCATGGATTGGCTCAGCCAGTTGGATATCTTCTCTTAGGCAAAGCACTTGATGCTTTTGGTAATAACCTTTTCGATGTTCATGCTATGGTTCATGCCATTGACCAG ATTGTTCCTTATGTGTGGTACATGGCTTTTGCCACCTTTCCAGCTGGAATACTTG AGATTGGAAGCTGGATGTATGCAAGTGAAAGACAAGTAGCACGGTTAAGATTAGCATATCTAAAAGCAGTCCTTGACCAAGAGATTGGTGCTTTTGATACCGATTTAACTAACGGAAGAATTATCACTGGAGTTACCAACCACATGTCTGTCATACAAGATGCAATTGGGGAAAAG TTGGGTCATTTTCTGTCATGCTTTGCAGCCTTTTTCTCCGGAATCCTGATTGCAGCAATATGCTCCTGGGAAGTGGCACTGCTTACCCTGTTAGTGGTTCCAATGGTTCTTGCTGTTGGAGTCACCTACACTAACAAAATGAACACCATTTCCGCCACTAAAATGATTTACCTCTCAGAAGCAACAACCATGGTTGAACAG ACCATAACTCAAATCAAGACAGTTTTTGCATTTGTCGGAGAGAGCCAGGCACTAAAATCTTTTACAGAGTGCATGAGCAAGCAGCTTTATCTCAGCAAAGGGGAAGCATTGATAAAAGGAGTTGGGACAGGAATGTTTCAAACAATTACATTTGGCTCCTGGGCACTAATCATATGGGTCGGAGCCATTGTAGTCACTGCCCACAGGTCAACTGGAGGAGAAGTGATAGCTGCAATTATGAGCATTCTTTTTGGAGCTAT ATCACTTACTTATGCTGCTCCAGATATGCAAGTTTTCAATCAAGCAAAAGCTGCAGGGACAGAGGTTTTCCAGGTGATTCAAAGGAAATCACTCATAAATCACAATTCAAATGGGAGAACACTCGATGAGGTTAAAGGAAACATTGATATACGTGACATACACTTTTCATATCCATCTCGTCAAGAAAATGGAATCCTCAATGGCTTTTCACTCTCAATTCCTGCTGGTAAAACAGTGGCATTAGTTGGTGGAAGTGGCTGTGGAAAGAGTACTGTTATTTCTCTTGTCGCTAGATTCTATGATCCCTTGAAAG GAGAGATTCTGATCGACGACAACAACATCAAAGATCTTGATCTAAAATTTCTTCGTAGCTGCATTGGAGCTGTTTCCCAGGAACCAGCCCTTTTTGCTGGCACTATCGAGGATAATTTAAAATTAGGAAATATGGATGCAGATGATCAACAGCTCCAAGATGCAGCAGTCATGGCAAATGCACACTCCTTCATTTCACAACTTCCAAATCAGTACTTAACAGAG GTAGGTGAAAGGGGAGTCCAATTATCAGGAGGACAAAAGCAGAGAATTGCAATAGCAAGAGCCATACTTAAAAATCCTCCAATTCTGTTGCTTGATGAGGCCACAAGTGCACTTGATTCAGAATCAGAGAAGCTGGTTCAGGATGCTCTTGAGAAGGCTATGGAAGGGAGGACAGTCATCTTGATTGCACATAGGTTATCAACTATTGTAAATGCAGATACAATAGCAGTTGTGGAGAATGGACAAGTTACAGAGACAGGAAAACACAGCAGCTTGCTTACTACCAGCAAATTCTACAATATGTTATTTAGCATGCAGACCCTCAGCACAGCTAGCGATTTAAGGTTCATTCAGCCATACACTTCTATTCTAGCAAT TGGCAGAATTGAAGTTTCTAAAGAGCATGTAAGTACCATTCAACAAGTTGCAGAAGAAAAAATTGAACATCATAACGAAACTGGTAATATCAGCATACGTATGACCCAGAATCCAAAGCATGATGGACAGATAGATACAGAAAGATCAAAGTCAGCCATATTCTTCAGAATTTGGTTTGGCTTGCAACAGAAAGAGCTATTAAGAACTGCATTAGGTTGCATTGCAGCTGCTTTCTCAGGCATCTCAAAACCTTTTTTTGGGTATTTTATTATAAAGGTGGGAGTAACATACTATGACAGTGATGCAAAGAGAAAAGTTGGATGGTATTCCTTGGTTTTTGCTTTAGTTGGACTCCTATCATTCTTAACTCTTACCTTGCAACATTACTTCTTTGGAGTAGTTGGAGAGAAGGCCATGGCAAACCTCAGACAAGCATTATATTCAG GTGTACTTCGCAATGAGTTAGCCTGGTTTGAGAAACCAGAGAATGGTGTTGGTTCACTTACTTCACGAATCATTCATGATACCTCCATGGTCAAAACAGTAATTTCTGACCGCATGTCTGTCATTGTTCAATGCATCTCATCCATAttaattgcaactattgttagCCTGATTGTTGATTGGAGAATGGCTCTGGTAGCTTGGGCAGTGATGCCTTGCCATTTCATAGGTGGATTAATTCAAGCCAGGTCTGCCAAAGGATTTTCAGGTGACTCAGCTGCTGCACATTCCAAACTTGTTGCACTTACTTCTGAGTCTGCAGCCAATATAAGAACTGTTGCATCTTTTTGCCATGAAAATCATATCATCAAGAAGGCCGAAATATGCCTGCAACAACCAAAGAAGAATAGCAGGAAAGAGAGTATAAAGTATGGGCTCATTCAAGGTGTCTCCCTTTGTTTATGGAACATAGCACATGCTGTTGCTCTATGGTACACAGCACGTTTAATTGAAAGGCATCAATCAACTTTCCTAAATGGCATAAGAGCATATCAGATTTTCTCTCTAACAGTACCTTCAATCACAGAATTATGGACATTGATCCCTACTGTCATATCTGCCATCAGTGTATTAACTCCAGCATTTGAAACCCTAGACAGGGAAACTGAAATCGTACCAGATCAGGGAAAAAGTTCAGAGCATAAGAGGATAACAGGGAAAGTAGACTTCCAGAATGTCAAATTTAACTACCCACTAAGACCAGAAGTGGCTGTTCTCAATAATTTCAGTTTACACATTGAAGCTGGATTAAAGGTGGCCCTTGTTGGGCCAAGTGGAGCAGGAAAGTCCTCAGTTTTGGCCCTTATTCTCAGATTCTATGACTTGCAAGAAGGAAGGGTGCTAATTGATGACAAAGACATAAAACAATATAACCTAAGAATGTTGAGGACTCAAATAGGACTGGTGCAACAAGAGCCGCTTCTTTTTAGTTGTTCAATGAGGAACAACATCACATATGGCAACGAAGGTGCTTCTGAAGCAGAAATTATTAAGGTATCAAGAGAAGCTAACATCCATGAGTTTATAAGTACTTTACCTGACGGATATGATACAGTTGTAGGGGAGAAGGGCTGCCAACTTTCGGGAGGGCAAAAGCAACGTATAGCCATTGCTAGGGCTTTACTAAAGAGACCAGCAATTTTGCTCCTTGATGAAGCAACAAGTGCCCTAGATGCTGAGTCTGAAAGATCTATAGTGAGTGCCCTGGAATCAATAAATGTGAACAGCAACGGGAGTTCCTTATACAGAACCACACAAATTACAGTTGCACACAGACTTTCCACAATAAAGAACTCAGATACAATAGTTGTTATGGACAAAGGTCAGATTGTGGAGACAGGTTCCCATTCAACTCTAGCTATGTCTGAGGGTGTGTATTCTAGGTTATGCCAACTACAAAAACTGGGAGAAATTTAG